TTACACTAGGATGGATGGCATTTACTCTATATTGTGTGAAAGGAATAGAAGTGGAAAGTTTTGGGTGGTTTAGATCAAATCTTTGGTGTCTGTAGGTAGCTAATTGTTCGCAAAAATTAAGTAAAAAACGCTCATCAAAACGCGCGTTCTCTACCCTTTGTGTCTGTGAACCCTTCACCAGATACAATACATATGGCCCATTAAAAATAATTTCATTGATCTGCATTTCTAGAAATGGACGGAGTTCTTGGATAAAGTGTTGCAACATTAACGATAAATCTTGTTGTTTAGAATGAACCATGTAAACTCCTAAAAATATCCTAATTCTTTGCCTAACTTTTTCACGATCTCCTCATACTTTAAGGTCTCTGCACGAAACTTTTTCAGCTTCTCAACAGCATCTTTATAGGCCTGTATTTTCTTGAGATTACTAGGCTTACAGAAGCTCTCAAAAAACTCTATAGAATCCTTAGATACCTGTTGATTGAATGTACTAGCATCTAGTGGATCTGTGTTTGTCTCTAAGTCTTGGCTCATGGCTTCTCCTTATCTTGTGATTTTTCTTCTTTAAAAAATTGTGCTAAAACTTCCCCATTCTTGGGGATAGGAAACCAAATGTCAGTATTGGGGGAGATAAAAATACGGCTACCCTCTCTAATAGTGATAATAGGCTTGATTCGTATTTGCTCCCTTAAGATTTGTTGTACAATGTTATTGATTGACTGTCCTGTTTGCTGGGTCAATCGCATAAGCATGTAATCTCCAAAGTAGGGATTGGTGTTTAAATATTTGCCTCTTCCCATGTTGTTTGCCAGAGCAGAGGTAATACCAATTAAAAGTCCATTAGAAAGAGTAGACATGCTCAAGGGCAGTCCGTAGCGCTCCCAGTATTTATTATGCAAGGTTCCTACAAGTCCATTGTACCCCTTGACATCTGCTCCCTTAGCATCACTTAGAATAATATTAACCCCTTGTGGCGTTAGAATGCGATTCCACACCACTTCCAAACGATACTCTCCAATCTTGTTATTAGAATTGTAATACCCAATGGCCCTACTCCCTTTAGGGATAAGCACAGCTCTACCCATAGTGGCATAAATATCACTCTCTATCTGGGCTACAATTTTGCTACCACCAATTTCAGAGCTAATAGGTGTGATTAAAATCGCAGGGATCATTCTATCCGCAGTGATAGTGCGCAAGAGTCTATTCTCATTGCTAGCTACATTTTTGCGCTTAAAACCCTCAAAGCCACTAGAACCGTAATCTATTTCTGATGGGTGTTGCTTGTCTTTGGTATTGCTATCACCATTACTTTCCACTTTCTCAAGTCTTTGGCTTAGCAATGTTAGCCTGATCTTTTCTAGGGAATCAGCTTTGCTATAATCAAAGCTATTAAAAGAATATTTGGACACGCTAGAAATTTTCTGTTTCTCTAGCAGTGGGAGTTTAGGGACTAGAGTTTGGTTTTTCCTTTGTATAAGCTCTTCTAATGCTTTTCTGTCTGGAAGTTTTGCAATCGCCTTATAAGTGGCAATGATATGGCCATTTTTATCTATCAAATTGCCATCTTTATCATAGAAATAACCTTTGGGAGGCACAGACTCTGCGCGCTTGATTAAATTATCAATATCTTTTTTAGTGGCATCAAAATTATGCGCGGAAGTTCTGGTACTGCTAGATTCCTTGTCTTGTAAATCTTTAGTATTTTTAAATAAG
The sequence above is drawn from the Helicobacter suis HS1 genome and encodes:
- a CDS encoding DNA type IV secretion system protein ComB10; the protein is MEEKLEPIKTKFPLSDYLFKNTKDLQDKESSSTRTSAHNFDATKKDIDNLIKRAESVPPKGYFYDKDGNLIDKNGHIIATYKAIAKLPDRKALEELIQRKNQTLVPKLPLLEKQKISSVSKYSFNSFDYSKADSLEKIRLTLLSQRLEKVESNGDSNTKDKQHPSEIDYGSSGFEGFKRKNVASNENRLLRTITADRMIPAILITPISSEIGGSKIVAQIESDIYATMGRAVLIPKGSRAIGYYNSNNKIGEYRLEVVWNRILTPQGVNIILSDAKGADVKGYNGLVGTLHNKYWERYGLPLSMSTLSNGLLIGITSALANNMGRGKYLNTNPYFGDYMLMRLTQQTGQSINNIVQQILREQIRIKPIITIREGSRIFISPNTDIWFPIPKNGEVLAQFFKEEKSQDKEKP